The genomic window ACAGCTCCTCGGCTGTCCGCGGGATCTGCGGGTCGGCGCCCGGCGCGGCCGGCGCGCCCGCCTCGGCCCGGTCGGCCCCGGCGGGCCCAGCGGCCTCGGCGGGTCCGGTGGCCCCGGCGGGCCCAGCGGCCTCGGCGGGTGCCTCGGGCCGCAGCCGCTCCAGCAGGTGGTCCGCGAGCGCCGCGGGGTTCGGGTGGTCGAAGACCAGGGTGGCCGCCAGCCGCAGCCCGGTGGCCCGGCCAAGCCGGTTGCGCAGCTCGACGGCGGTCAGCGAGTCGAAGCCGAGCTCCTTGAAGCTGCGCGCGTCGAACTCCTCGCCTGCCGCACCCGTCGCGGCGGAGGCGCCGGGCGCCCGGCCCAGCACCGTCGCCACGTGCTGCTCGACCAGCCCGGTGACCAGCTCCCTGGCCAGCGCCGCCGAGGCGGCGGCGATCCGGGCCGGCAGGCCCTCGGCACCCGGCTCCGGCGCGGCGGCCACCGCGCCGGAGCGGACCAGCGAGCGCAACGGCGGTGCGAGGTACGGCAGTCGGGCCAGGCTCGCCAGGTCGAGGCGGACGGCCACCGGGGTCGGGTCGGCGCCCCGCAGCGCGGCATCGAGCAGCTCCAGGCTGCGGGCCGCCGAGAGCGGCAGCACGCCCGAACGCGCCATCCTGGCCCGGTCGGTGGCCGAGAGTTCACCGGTCATCGCGCTCTCGGACTGCCACAGGCCCCAGGCCACCGACACCGCCGGCAGGCCCTGGCCCGCCCGCACGGTGGCCAGCGCGTCCAGGAAGACGTTGGCCGCCGCGTAGGCCCCCTGCCCCGGACTGCCCACCACGCCCGCCGCGGAGGAGAAGAGCACGAAGGCGGCCAGGTCGGCCTGCCGGGTGAGCCGGTGCAGGTGCCAGGCGCCGTCCGCCTTGGGCCGCAGCACCGCGTCCAGCCCCTCGGCGTCCAGCCCCTCCAGCGTCGCGTCGTCCAGCACGCCGGCCGCGTGCACCACGGCGGTCAGCGGGTGCTCGGCCGGCACCCGACCGAGCAGCCGCAACACCTCCGCCTCCTCAGCCACGTCGGCCGCCACCGCCACCACCCGCGCACCCAGGCCGGTCAGTTCGGCGTGCAGCGAGTGCCCGGCCGGGGTGTCCAGGCCGCGGCGCCCCACCAGCAGCAGGTGCCGCACGCCGTGCTGCTCGACCAGGTGACGGGCGACCAGCCGGCCGACACCGCCGGCGGCTCCGGTGACCAGCACCGTGCCGTCCGGGTCCAGCGGCCGCGGCAGCCGCAGCGCGACCTTGCCGGTGTGCCGGGCCAGGCCGAGGTGGCGCAGCGCGCGCCCCGCCTCGGCCACCTCCCAGGCGGTCACGGTGAGCGGGGCCAGCACCCCGCTCCCGAAGAGTTCGGTGAGCTCGGCGAGCATCCGCCCGATCCGCTCGGGCGCCAACTCGGCCAGGTCGAAGGCCTGGTAGCTGACCTGGTGCCGGGCGGCCACCACGGCGGGGTCGCGCGGGTCGGTCTTGCCCATCTCGATGAAGCGGCCGCCGGGCACCAGCAGGTCGAGCGAGGCGTCGGTGAACTCGCCGGCCAGGGCGTTCAGCACGATGTCCACCCCGCGCCCGCCGGTGGCCGCGCGCACCGCGTCGGCGAAACCGAGGTCGCGCGAGTTGCCGGTGCGCTCGGCGGCCAGCCCGGCGGCGCGCAGGGCCGGCCACTTGCCGGGGCTCGCGGTGCCGAAGACCTCGATGCCCCAGTGCCGGGCCAGTTGCAGGGCGGCGCCGCCGACCCCGCCGGCCGCCGAGTGCAGCAGCAGCCAGTCACCCGGCTCGGCCCCGGCCAGGTCGCGCAGGGCGTGGTAGGCGGTCAGGAAGACCGCCGGCACAGTGGCCGCCTGAGCGAAGGAGAGGCCTGCCGGGATCGGGGCCAGCAGCCGGTGGTCGGTCACCGCGCGCGGGCCGATGCCGCCGGGGACCAGCCCCATCACCCGGTCACCGGGCCGCAGCGCGCCGGCCCGCGGACCGACGGCGAGCACCACGCCGGCCGCCTCGGTGCCGAGTTCGGCCGCGCCCGGGTAGAGGCCGAGCGCGAGCATCGCGTCGCGGAAGTTGAGCCCGGCGGCGCGGACCGCGAGCCGGACCTCGCCCGGGGCCAGCGGCTCCTCGGCGACGGGCCTGCGCACCAGGTCGTCCACCGTTCCGCTGCCGCCGGTGGCCAGCCGCCAGTTGCCCTCGGGCTCGGCGGGCGCCGCCTCGCGGCGGCGCAGCCGGGGCACCAGCAACTGCCCGTCCCGGACCGCGAGCTGCGGCTCGGAGCCGGTCAGCTGTGCCGACGGCACCTCGGCCACCGGGCCGTCGACCAGCGTGATCCGGCCGGGCTCCTCGGCCTGCGCGCTGCGCACCAGGCCCCAGAGCGCCGCGCTGCCCAGCGCCGTGGGGCGCTCCCCCGGCACGGCCGCCACCGCGCCCGCGGTGGCCACCACCAGGCGGGTGGCGCGCAGCGCGGGCTCGGCCAGCGCCTGGCGCAGGGTCTCGGCCACGCCGAGCAGCACCGCGCGCAGCCCGGCCGGGTCGAACTCCCCGTCGCGCTCCGCGGCCGGCTCGGGCACCGGGAGCACCAGCACCTCGGGGGGCGGCTCACCGGCGGCGAGCGCGGCCAGCAGCGCCGCCAGGTCGGCCGCGCCGGCGCCGGCCAGGGTCCGGTGGGCACCCTCACCGCCCGGCGCGGCAGCGGGGGCGGAACCGAGGGCGGGGGCGGGTTCCCAGACCAGCTCGTGCAGCACCGAGCCGGAGCCGGCCGCCGCCGTCCGGAAGGCGACGGCCGCCACCTCGGCGACCGGCTCGCCGCCCGGCCCTGCCAGCAGCACCGCGACGGTGTCGTCCGCCGTACGGCGCAGCCGGACCCGGACGGTCGCGGGCGCGTCGGCGTAGCGGCTGAAGCCGTGCCAGGTGAACGGCAGCCGGACCCCCTCGGCGCTCGGCAGCAGCCCGGCGACGCCCGCCGCGTGCAGCGCGGCGTCCAGCACGGTCGGCGCGAGCGGGTAGCCGGGCAGCGGGGGCGGGCTCAGCTCGGCGTAGACGTCCGCGCCGTCGCGCCAGGCGGCCCGCAGGCCCTGGAAGGCCGGGCCGTAGTGGTAGCCCTGGGCGGCCAGTTCGGCGTAGTGGGCGGAGACGTCGACCGGCTCGGCCCCGGCCGGCGGCCAGGCGGGCAGCGGCGCCGGGGTGGCGGCGGTCGGCGCGAGGGTGCCGGTGGCGTGCGTGGTCCACGGCGCGCCCAGCGGGTCGGCGCTGCCAGGAGCGCCCGCCGCCCTGGCGTGCACGCCGACCGGGCGCCGGCCGTCCGGCTCGGGGGGACCGACGGTGAGCTGCAGCTCCACCGGCTCGTCGGCCAGCGGCAGCGGCCGTTGCAGGGCGAGTTCGGCCACCGTGGCGGCGCCGGCCAGCCCGCCGGCGAAGGAGGCCAGCTCGGCCAGCACCGCCCCGGGGACCAGCACGGTGCCGTCCACCGCGTGGTCGGCCAGCCAGGGCTGCCGGTCCAGGGCGAGCCGGCCGTGCAGCACCAGGGCGTCGGCGTCGGCGGTGCGCACCGCGTCGGTGAGCAGCGGGTGGCCGAGCCGGCCGGCGGCGGGCGCGGTGGGGGCCGCGTCCAGCCAGTGGCGCCGGCGGTCGAAGGCGTAGGTCGGCAGCGGGGGCAGCAGCGGCCGGGGCCGGTCCGCGCCGAGTCCGGCGGTCCAGTCGACGGGCACCCCGTGCACCCAGGCCTCGGCGGCGGAGCGCAGCATCCGCTCCAGGTGCCCCTCGTCGCGGCGCAGCGTGCCGAGCACCACGTGCCGGTCGGCGGGGCCGGCCTCGGCCTCCAGGGTCTCCTGCACGGCGGGGGCCAGCACGGGGTGCGGGCTGACCTCGATGAAGACCTCGTGCCCGGCCTCGGCGGCGGCGGTCACCGCGTGCTGCAGCAGCACCGTGGCCCGCAGGTTGCGGTACCAGTAGCCGGGCTGGGCGTAGTGCGGGTCACCGGGCTCGACCTCGGTGCCCGTGACGGTGGAGAAGATCCGGGCGGCGAAGTCCGGCGCGGGCGCCACCTCGGGCAGCACCGCCAGCAACTCCGCCTCCAGCCCCTCGACCTGCGCCGTGTGCGAGGCGTAGTCGACGTCGACCAGCTTGGCCCGCAGCCCGGCCGAGCGCAGCTCCTCGCGCAGCCGGCGCACCGCCCGCACCTCGCCGGCCAGCACGGTGGCCGTCGGCCCGTTGAGCGCGGCCACCTCGACCGCGCCGCCGTACGCCGCGAGCAGCGGCCGCAGCTCCTCCTCGCGCTGCGCGACCGAGAGCATGGCGCCACCGCCGGCCAGCGCCCGCAGCGCGCGGCTGCGCAGCGCGACCACGGCGGCGGACTCCGCCAGGCCCGTCGCCCCGGCGGCCAGCGCCGCCGCGATCTCGCCCTGCGAGTGGCCCACCACGGCGGCCGGGCGCACCCCGAGCGACTCCCAGAGCGCGGTCAGCGCGGTCATCACCGCCCAGAGCAGCGGCTGCACCACGTCGACCTGGCGCGGGTCGGCGCCGCGCCCGTGCAGGGTCTCCAGCAGCGACCAGCCGGTGAGCGGGTCGAGCGCGGCCGCGCACTCCGCCAGGCGCGCGGCGAAGACCGGTGACTGGTCGAGCAGTTCGCGCGCCATCCCGTCCCACTGGGCGCCCTGCCCGGGGTAGAGGAAGACCGGGGTGCGGGTGCCGGTGGCCCGCCCGGTGACCAGCCCGGGGCTGGGTCGCCCCTCGGCCAGCGCGCCGAGCCCCTCCCGGGCCTGCGCCGCGTCGGTCGCGACGATGGCCGCGCGGTGCTCGAAGGCGCCGCTGGTGCGGGCCAGTTCGGCGGCGACCGCGGCGAGCGACAGCTCCGGGTGGGCAGCCAGGTGGGCGGCCAGCCGCCGGGCGCGCTCGCGCAGCGAACGCTCCGAACGGGCCGCGAGCACCAGGACCGCCGGCCGCTCGGGGTGCCGCGCGGGCTCCACCGGGCCGGACGGCACGGACAGCGCGGACAGCGCGGACAGCGCGGACGGCGCGGACAGCGCGGACGGCGCGGACGCAGCGGACGGCTCCGGCCGGGCGGGCGGATCGGCCGGTGCCACGTCGGAGGAGGCGGGCGGCTCCTCCAGCACGACATGGGCGTTGGTGCCGCTCATGCCGAAGGCCGAGACGGCGAACCGGCGCGGGTGCCCGTCCGGCTCCCAGGGCACCGGATCGGTGAGCAGCGCCACCCCGCCGCGCTCCCAGTCGACGTGGCGCGAGGGCCGGTCCACGTGCAGGGTGCGGGGCAGCGTGCGGTGCGCCAGTGCCTGCACCATCTTGATGATCCCGCCGACCCCGGCGGCGGCCTGGGTGTGGCCGATGTTGGACTTCAGCGAGCCGACCAGCAGCGGCCGCCGCGCCGGGCGCGCCGCGCCGTAGGCGGCGAGCAGCGCGCGGGCCTCCACCGGGTCGCCGAGCGTGGTGCCGGTGCCGTGCGCCTCCACGGCGTCGACCTCGGCGGCGCTCAGCCCCGCGTCGTGCAGCGCCTCGCGGATCACCCGCTCCTGCGCCAGGCCGCTGGGGGCGGTGAGGCCGTTGCTGGCGCCGTCCTGGTTGACGGCGCTGCCCCGCAGGACGGCGAGCACGGGGTGGCCCCGGCGGCGGGCGTCGGAGAGCCGCTCGACCAGCAGCATGCCGACGCCCTCGCTGAAGCCGGTGCCGTCGGCGCTGTCCGCGAAGGCCCGGCACCGCCCGTCCGGGGAGAGCCCGCGCTGGCGGCTGAACTCCACGAAGGTGTCCGGGGTGGCCATCACGGTCGCGCCGCCGACCAGGGCGAGGTCGCACTCGCCCGCGCGCAGGGCGCGGGCGGCCAGGTGCAGGGCGACCAGCGAGGAGGAGCAGGCGGTGTCCACCGTGACGGCGGGGCCCTCCAGGCCGAAGGTGTAGGAGATCCGGCCCGAGGCCACGCTGCCCGCGCTGCCGGTGCCCAGGTAGCCGCCGTGCTCGCGCGGGTCCCCCTGCGCGCGGCCGCCGTACTCGGTGTAGATCAGCCCGACGTAGACGCCGGTGCGCGAGCCGCGCAGCTCCGCCGGGTCCAGCCCGGCACGCTGGAACGCCTCCCAGGCGGTCTCCAGCAGCAGCCGCTGCTGCGGGTCTGCCGCCCGTGCCTCGCGCGGGCTCAGTTCGAAGAAGTCGGCGTCGAACTCGGCGGCGTCGTGCAGGAATCCGCCCTGGCGCACGTACGCGGTGCCGGGGTGGTCGGGGTCGGCGTGGTAGAGCGCCTCCAGGTCCCAGCCCCGGTCGGTGGGGAACGGGCCGATCACGTCCCCGCCGCGCTCCAGCAGCTGCCACAGCTCCTCGGGGGTGGTCACGCCGCCCGGGTAGCGGCAGGCCATCGCGCTGACCACGATCGGGTCCGCGAGCGGATCGGTCGGCCGCTGGGCGGGCTCGACGGGCCTCGACGCGGCCGAGGGCGCACCGGTGTCCGGGTCGGCCGCCAGGTGGCGGGCGAGCGCGCGCGGGGTGGTGTGGTCGAAGACGACGGTGGCCGGCAGCCGGCGGCCGGTGGCCCGGCCGAGGTGGTCGCGCAGCCGGACGGCGGTCAGCGAGTCCAGGCCCAGCTCGCGCAGCGGGCGGTCGGGGCGGATCTCGCTCGGGGAGTCGTAGCCCAGGATCCCGGCGACCGCGCGGACCACCGTGTCGAGCAGCCGCTCCTCGCGCCTCGTCGCGGAGAGTCCGGCCAACGCGGAGGGCCCGGCCGGCGCGGAGAGTCCGGCCCGCGCGGACGGGTCTGTGTCGGAGGGCTCGGCGGGCGTGCTGCGGACGGTCGGGACGGCGGGCAGCAGGCGGATGGCGGGCCGCGCCGGGTCGGGGGCTGCGTCCGGGGCTGCGTCCGGGGTGGGGAGGGTCACCGGGCGCAGCCGCAGCTCGGCGACGCTGAGGCAGGGGCGGCCGGCCGCGTCGGTGGCCGTGAGGCGGACCGTCTCGGGGCCGGTCCACACCGCACGCGCCCGGGCCGGCCGGTCGGCGCCGGGGTGCAGACGCAGGCCGCGCCAGCTGAACGGCGCCAGCACGGCGCCCGCGCCCGCGCTCTCGGTCTCGGTCTCGGTCTCGGTCTCGGTCTCGCTCTCGCCCGCGCTCTGGCCCGACCGCCGGCCCAGGAACGCGGCTTGGACCATGCCGTCCAGCAGCGCCGGGTGCACCAGGTGCCCGGCCGGGTCCAGCTCCGCCAACTCCGCCTCCACCGCCCCCTCGCGCAGCCGGGCGGCCCGCACCGTGCGCAGCGCGGGGCCGTAGTGCACGCCCAGCTCGGCGAGCGCGGCGTACCCGGCCTCGACGTCGACATCGAGCGGGGTGCCCTCGGCGTCGGCGTCGGCGTCGGCGAATTCCCCGAGCGCCTCGACGGCCTCGGCCGCCTCCAGTGTCGCGACGGCGTGCAGCTGCCAACGGCCGTCCGCCGTCCGGCTGTGCACCCGGATCGAGGTGGCGTCCGACTCGGCGTCCACGGTCACCTGGAGCGGCAGGCCCGGGACGGCGTCGAGCGGCGCCAGCAGCGTCAACTCCTCGATCCCGGCGCCGCCCAGGCGCGCGGCGGCGGCCAGCACCAGCTCCGCGACGGCGCTGCCGGGCAGCACCGCCCGCTCGCCCAGCCGGTGCTGGATGACCCAACTGTCCGGGTTGTCCGGGCTGTCCGGCAGCGCGCCGCCGCCCGGGAGCGCGCCGGAGAAGACCAGGCCGCGTCCGTCGGCCCGCTCCACGACCGCGCCGAGCAGCGGATGGCCGCCCGCCTCCGGTGAGACGGGACCGGCCGGTGCGGCGGGATCGGCGGGATCGGCCGCGCGGTTGGCCGCCAGCCAGAGCCGCCGCTCCTGGAAGGCGTAGGTCGGCAGCGGCACAGCTCGGCCCTGCGGCGTGCCCGGCCAGTCGACGGCGGCGCCACCGGCATACAACTCGCCTGCTGAGAGCAGAAGTTGATCGAGTCCGCCATGGTCGCGGCGGAGCGTGGCGGTGGCCCGACCCGGCAGCTCGGCCTCCTCCAGGGTGTCGCGCAGCGCGGCCGTGAGCACCGGGTGCGGGCTGACCTCCAGGAAGCGCCGGTGGCCCGCCCGGGCCAGCGCCCGGACGGTCTGCGCCAGTTGGACCGGCTCGCGCAGGTTGGTGTACCAATAGGCGGCGTCCAGGCCCACGGTGTCGAACTCGGCGGCGGTGACCGCGGAGTGGAACGGGATCCTGGCCCGCTGCGGGCGCAACCCGGCGAACTGGCGCAGCAGTTCTGGGCGCAGCTGTTCCACCGCCGCCGAGTGCGAGGCGTAGTCGACCGGGATCAGCCGGGCCCGCACGCCGTCCCGCTCGCAGGCGGCCACGAACTCCCGCACCGCTCCCGCCTCCCCGGAGACCACCGTGGCACGCGGCCCGTTGACGGCGGCCACCGCCGCGCCGGCCCCGAGTCGGGCGGCCGCCTCGGCCGCGCCCAGTTCGACCGAGGCCATCGCGCCGGTCCCCGCGATGGCCAGGATCGCCTTGCTCCGTCCGGCGACCAGCGCGGCCGCCTGCTCCAGGTCGAGCGCGCCCGCGACGTAGGCGGCGGCGATCTCGCCCTGGGAGTGGCCCACCACCGCGGCCGGTTCCACCCCCAGCTCCCGCCAGGCGGCGGCGAGCGAGACCATCACCGCGAAGAGCGCGGGCTGGACCACGTCCACCCGCTCCAGCAGCGCCGGTTCGTCCCCGGCGACCGCCTGCCGCAGGTCCCAGTCGGTGTGCGGGGCGAGCGCGGCGGCGCACCGCTCCAGCTCGGCGCGGAAGGCCGCGTTGGAGAGCAGGAGTTCGCGCGCCATGCCGACCCACTGGGAGCCCTGGCCGGGGAAGACGAAGACCGGCCGGCCCGGCGGCTCCGCCTCGCCGACGGCCGCCCTGGCCGACGGGATCCCCTGCTCGACCTCGGCCAGACCGCGCTCGAAGTCCGCGAGCCGGCGCCCCACCAGAACGGCCCGGTGGGTCAGCGCGGCACGCGCCGTGCGCAGCGTGTGGGCGACATCGGCGGGGGCCAGCTCCGGGTGCTCCGCCAGGTGTGCGCGCAGCCGCCCGGCCTGCTCGGCGAGCGCCCGCTCGGTGTGGCCGGACACCAGCCAGACCACCGGGTCCCGGCCGGACGGCTCGGCGGCCGCCGGCGACTCGGCGGGCGCCGGCGACTCGGCGGATACCAGCGACTGAGCGACCGTCAGAGACTCTACCGCCGAGGACAGTTGGGCCGGCGTCCCCGGCTCCGCGGGCGCCTGCGGACCGGCGGGCTCCGGCGGCGCCTCCAGGACGACGTGGGCGTTGGTGCCGCTGATCCCGAACGAGGAGACCGCGGCCCGGCGCGGCCGGTCCAGCCCCGGCCAGGCCCGCTCCTCGGTGAGCAGCGCCACGCCGCCGTCCCAGTCGATGTGCGGCGAGGGCTGCTCGGCGTGCAGGGTCGCCGGGAGCACCCCGTGCCGCATCGCCAGCGCCATCTTGATCACGCCGCCGACCCCGGCCGCCGCCTGGGTGTGCCCGATGTTGGACTTGAGCGAGCCGAGCCAGACCGGATCGGCGGCCGACCGGGCCGCGCCGTAGGTGGCGAGCAGCGCCCCGGCCTCCACCGGGTCGCCGAGGCGGGTCCCGGTGCCGTGGCCCTCGATCACGTCGACGTCCTGGGCGCCGAGCCCGGCGTCGGCGAGGGCGGCGCGGATGACGCGCTGCTGCGCCGAGCCGTTGGGGGCGGAGAGCTGGGTGCTCGCACCGTCCTGGTTGACCGCGCTGCCGCGCAGCACGGCGACCACCGGATGGCCCTCGCGCAGCGCGTCGGAGAGCCGCTCCACCAGGAGCAGCCCGACGCCCTCCGCCCAGCCGGTGCCGTCCGCGTCCGCCGCGTAGGCCTTGCAGCGGCCGTCCGGGGAGAGGCCGCGCTGGCGGCTGAACTCCACGAAGGTGGCCGGGGTGGCCATCACGGTCGCGCCGCCCGCCACCGCGAGCCGGCAGTCGCCGCGCCGCACCGCCTGGGCGGCGTAGTGCAGGGCCACCAACGAGGAGGAACAGGCGGTGTCCACCGTGACGGCGGGGCCCTCCAGGCCGAAGGTGTAGGAGATCCGCCCGGAGGCGATGCTCCCGGCGCTGCCGGTGCCGATGAATCCCTCGAACCCCTCCGGTGCGCGGGTGTGCCGCGACCCGTAGTCGCCGTACATCACGCCCGCGAAGACGCCGATCTGCTCCCCGGCGAGCGAGCGCGGGTCGAATCCGGCGCGCTCGAACAGCTCCCAGCTGGTCTGCAGCAGCAGCCGCTGTTGCGGGTCGATCGCCAGCGCCTCGCGCGGGCTGATGCCGAACAGCTCGGCGTCGAAGTCCGCCGCCGCGTGCAGGAACCCGCCCTCGGCGGCGTAGCTGGTGCCCTCCCGGTCGGGGT from Kitasatospora sp. NBC_01287 includes these protein-coding regions:
- a CDS encoding type I polyketide synthase; translated protein: MENEDRLRDYLRRTTADLLRARAALEQAEQAAREPLAIVSMACRFPGGVRSPEDLWRLVATRTDAITPFPTDRGWPLDRLIDPDPDREGTSYAAEGGFLHAAADFDAELFGISPREALAIDPQQRLLLQTSWELFERAGFDPRSLAGEQIGVFAGVMYGDYGSRHTRAPEGFEGFIGTGSAGSIASGRISYTFGLEGPAVTVDTACSSSLVALHYAAQAVRRGDCRLAVAGGATVMATPATFVEFSRQRGLSPDGRCKAYAADADGTGWAEGVGLLLVERLSDALREGHPVVAVLRGSAVNQDGASTQLSAPNGSAQQRVIRAALADAGLGAQDVDVIEGHGTGTRLGDPVEAGALLATYGAARSAADPVWLGSLKSNIGHTQAAAGVGGVIKMALAMRHGVLPATLHAEQPSPHIDWDGGVALLTEERAWPGLDRPRRAAVSSFGISGTNAHVVLEAPPEPAGPQAPAEPGTPAQLSSAVESLTVAQSLVSAESPAPAESPAAAEPSGRDPVVWLVSGHTERALAEQAGRLRAHLAEHPELAPADVAHTLRTARAALTHRAVLVGRRLADFERGLAEVEQGIPSARAAVGEAEPPGRPVFVFPGQGSQWVGMARELLLSNAAFRAELERCAAALAPHTDWDLRQAVAGDEPALLERVDVVQPALFAVMVSLAAAWRELGVEPAAVVGHSQGEIAAAYVAGALDLEQAAALVAGRSKAILAIAGTGAMASVELGAAEAAARLGAGAAVAAVNGPRATVVSGEAGAVREFVAACERDGVRARLIPVDYASHSAAVEQLRPELLRQFAGLRPQRARIPFHSAVTAAEFDTVGLDAAYWYTNLREPVQLAQTVRALARAGHRRFLEVSPHPVLTAALRDTLEEAELPGRATATLRRDHGGLDQLLLSAGELYAGGAAVDWPGTPQGRAVPLPTYAFQERRLWLAANRAADPADPAAPAGPVSPEAGGHPLLGAVVERADGRGLVFSGALPGGGALPDSPDNPDSWVIQHRLGERAVLPGSAVAELVLAAAARLGGAGIEELTLLAPLDAVPGLPLQVTVDAESDATSIRVHSRTADGRWQLHAVATLEAAEAVEALGEFADADADAEGTPLDVDVEAGYAALAELGVHYGPALRTVRAARLREGAVEAELAELDPAGHLVHPALLDGMVQAAFLGRRSGQSAGESETETETETETESAGAGAVLAPFSWRGLRLHPGADRPARARAVWTGPETVRLTATDAAGRPCLSVAELRLRPVTLPTPDAAPDAAPDPARPAIRLLPAVPTVRSTPAEPSDTDPSARAGLSAPAGPSALAGLSATRREERLLDTVVRAVAGILGYDSPSEIRPDRPLRELGLDSLTAVRLRDHLGRATGRRLPATVVFDHTTPRALARHLAADPDTGAPSAASRPVEPAQRPTDPLADPIVVSAMACRYPGGVTTPEELWQLLERGGDVIGPFPTDRGWDLEALYHADPDHPGTAYVRQGGFLHDAAEFDADFFELSPREARAADPQQRLLLETAWEAFQRAGLDPAELRGSRTGVYVGLIYTEYGGRAQGDPREHGGYLGTGSAGSVASGRISYTFGLEGPAVTVDTACSSSLVALHLAARALRAGECDLALVGGATVMATPDTFVEFSRQRGLSPDGRCRAFADSADGTGFSEGVGMLLVERLSDARRRGHPVLAVLRGSAVNQDGASNGLTAPSGLAQERVIREALHDAGLSAAEVDAVEAHGTGTTLGDPVEARALLAAYGAARPARRPLLVGSLKSNIGHTQAAAGVGGIIKMVQALAHRTLPRTLHVDRPSRHVDWERGGVALLTDPVPWEPDGHPRRFAVSAFGMSGTNAHVVLEEPPASSDVAPADPPARPEPSAASAPSALSAPSALSALSALSVPSGPVEPARHPERPAVLVLAARSERSLRERARRLAAHLAAHPELSLAAVAAELARTSGAFEHRAAIVATDAAQAREGLGALAEGRPSPGLVTGRATGTRTPVFLYPGQGAQWDGMARELLDQSPVFAARLAECAAALDPLTGWSLLETLHGRGADPRQVDVVQPLLWAVMTALTALWESLGVRPAAVVGHSQGEIAAALAAGATGLAESAAVVALRSRALRALAGGGAMLSVAQREEELRPLLAAYGGAVEVAALNGPTATVLAGEVRAVRRLREELRSAGLRAKLVDVDYASHTAQVEGLEAELLAVLPEVAPAPDFAARIFSTVTGTEVEPGDPHYAQPGYWYRNLRATVLLQHAVTAAAEAGHEVFIEVSPHPVLAPAVQETLEAEAGPADRHVVLGTLRRDEGHLERMLRSAAEAWVHGVPVDWTAGLGADRPRPLLPPLPTYAFDRRRHWLDAAPTAPAAGRLGHPLLTDAVRTADADALVLHGRLALDRQPWLADHAVDGTVLVPGAVLAELASFAGGLAGAATVAELALQRPLPLADEPVELQLTVGPPEPDGRRPVGVHARAAGAPGSADPLGAPWTTHATGTLAPTAATPAPLPAWPPAGAEPVDVSAHYAELAAQGYHYGPAFQGLRAAWRDGADVYAELSPPPLPGYPLAPTVLDAALHAAGVAGLLPSAEGVRLPFTWHGFSRYADAPATVRVRLRRTADDTVAVLLAGPGGEPVAEVAAVAFRTAAAGSGSVLHELVWEPAPALGSAPAAAPGGEGAHRTLAGAGAADLAALLAALAAGEPPPEVLVLPVPEPAAERDGEFDPAGLRAVLLGVAETLRQALAEPALRATRLVVATAGAVAAVPGERPTALGSAALWGLVRSAQAEEPGRITLVDGPVAEVPSAQLTGSEPQLAVRDGQLLVPRLRRREAAPAEPEGNWRLATGGSGTVDDLVRRPVAEEPLAPGEVRLAVRAAGLNFRDAMLALGLYPGAAELGTEAAGVVLAVGPRAGALRPGDRVMGLVPGGIGPRAVTDHRLLAPIPAGLSFAQAATVPAVFLTAYHALRDLAGAEPGDWLLLHSAAGGVGGAALQLARHWGIEVFGTASPGKWPALRAAGLAAERTGNSRDLGFADAVRAATGGRGVDIVLNALAGEFTDASLDLLVPGGRFIEMGKTDPRDPAVVAARHQVSYQAFDLAELAPERIGRMLAELTELFGSGVLAPLTVTAWEVAEAGRALRHLGLARHTGKVALRLPRPLDPDGTVLVTGAAGGVGRLVARHLVEQHGVRHLLLVGRRGLDTPAGHSLHAELTGLGARVVAVAADVAEEAEVLRLLGRVPAEHPLTAVVHAAGVLDDATLEGLDAEGLDAVLRPKADGAWHLHRLTRQADLAAFVLFSSAAGVVGSPGQGAYAAANVFLDALATVRAGQGLPAVSVAWGLWQSESAMTGELSATDRARMARSGVLPLSAARSLELLDAALRGADPTPVAVRLDLASLARLPYLAPPLRSLVRSGAVAAAPEPGAEGLPARIAAASAALARELVTGLVEQHVATVLGRAPGASAATGAAGEEFDARSFKELGFDSLTAVELRNRLGRATGLRLAATLVFDHPNPAALADHLLERLRPEAPAEAAGPAGATGPAEAAGPAGADRAEAGAPAAPGADPQIPRTAEELFRFIDSELRS